The Syngnathus acus chromosome 3, fSynAcu1.2, whole genome shotgun sequence genome includes a window with the following:
- the LOC119120344 gene encoding potassium voltage-gated channel subfamily G member 4-like: MPIISNANHDFSTYSISSDDSSLDRFFTEIPETETIKGVYFQRAQLLREPKASHVVDHTLQVLVNVGGNRYTFPWSTLEQFPQSRLGRLRFCTTPEEIAHLCDDYDETCKEYFFDRNPTAFRVILNFLAAGKLRLLRELCAVSLHDELDYWGVDPGHMERCCRRRMITRVEEVAERERKEEEWRQKRMMLKKNIAEVERGHCKLIWMLREVVENPHSGLAGKIFACLSVMMVLVTVVSLCISTMPDLRDEETRGECSQKCHSMFVVESICVAWFTFEFVLRFINAQSKLAFARGPLNIIDAIAILPYYVSLVVDVRDGSEEEVVMGAGRGYLDKLSLILRLLRALRILYVMRLARHSLGLQTLGLTMQRSMREFGLLLLFVCVAVTLFSPLVHLAESELAPYAATHPQHSFSSIPATYWWAIISMTTVGYGDMVPRSIPGQMVALTSILSGILIMAFPATSIFHTFSRSYQELKQEYERLWKEERGEEIAAESEERCTKVDLTLVHNLELTTDRDDHSTLPSTAF, from the exons ATGCCTATTATCAGCAATGCCAACCACGACTTTAGCACCTACTCAATTAGCAGTGACGACAGTAGCCTTGACCGATTCTTCACAGAGATCCCTGAAACAGAGACGATCAAGGGGGTGTACTTCCAGCGGGCCCAGCTTCTACGTGAGCCAAAGGCCTCGCATGTGGTCGATCACACCCTTCAAGTCCTTGTCAATGTTGGAGGCAATCGCTATACCTTCCCCTGGAGCACACTGGAGCAATTCCCCCAGAGTCGCCTGGGACGCCTGCGCTTCTGCACCACCCCTGAGGAGATTGCGCACCTCTGCGATGATTATGATGAGACATGCAAGGAATACTTCTTTGACCGCAACCCCACAGCTTTCAGGGTCATCCTAAACTTCCTCGCAGCAGGCAAATTGCGTCTACTCAGGGAATTGTGTGCCGTATCGCTGCATGATGAGCTCGACTACTGGGGCGTTGACCCAGGTCACATGGAGCGGTGCTGCCGTCGTCGCATGATCACCCGTGTGGAGGAGGTGGCCGAGCGAGAGCGCAAAGAAGAGGAATGGAGACAGAAGAGGATGatgctgaagaaaaacatagcAGAGGTGGAGAGAGGCCACTGCAAGCTGATCTGGATGCTGCGGGAAGTGGTGGAAAACCCTCACTCAGGATTGGCAGGAAagatttttgcttgcctctcTGTCATGATGGTGCTGGTCACCGTGGTCAGCCTGTGTATCAGCACCATGCCAGACCTCAGAGATGAAGAGACCAGG GGCGAGTGTTCCCAGAAGTGTCACAGCATGTTTGTGGTGGAGTCCATCTGTGTAGCCTGGTTCACGTTTGAATTTGTGCTGCGATTTATCAACGCCCAGAGCAAGCTGGCCTTTGCTCGTGGGCCCCTCAACATCATCGACGCCATCGCCATCCTGCCGTACTACGTGTCGCTGGTGGTGGATGTCAGAGACGGGTCCGAGGAGGAAGTGGTCATGGGTGCTGGCAGGGGCTACCTGGACAAACTGAGTCTCATTCTGCGCTTGCTGCGCGCACTGCGCATCCTGTACGTTATGCGGCTAGCTCGTCATTCCCTGGGCTTGCAAACGCTGGGGCTGACCATGCAGCGCAGCATGAGGGAGTTTGGCCTACTGCTGCTATTTGTCTGCGTGGCCGTTACTCTCTTCTCACCTTTGGTTCACCTCGCAGAGAGCGAACTGGCGCCGTACGCCGCCACCCACCCGCAGCACAGCTTCAGCAGCATCCCGGCCACTTACTGGTGGGCAATCATCTCTATGACAACTGTTGGTTATGGAGACATGGTCCCCCGCAGCATCCCTGGTCAGATGGTGGCATTGACTAGTATCCTGAGTGGAATCCTCATCATGGCCTTCCCTGCCACTTCCATCTTCCACACCTTCTCCCGCTCCTATCAGGAGCTAAAGCAGGAGTACGAGAGGCTCTGGAAGGAGGAGAGAGGCGAGGAAATAGCAGCAGAGTCAGAGGAGAGATGCACCAAGGTCGACTTGACGTTAGTTCACAATTTGGAGCTGACAACAGACAGAGATGATCATTCGACTCTTCCAAGTACAGCTTTCTAA